A single window of Solanum dulcamara chromosome 5, daSolDulc1.2, whole genome shotgun sequence DNA harbors:
- the LOC129890216 gene encoding LOW QUALITY PROTEIN: uncharacterized protein LOC129890216 (The sequence of the model RefSeq protein was modified relative to this genomic sequence to represent the inferred CDS: inserted 2 bases in 2 codons), giving the protein MASIVSETVPKFTVEALKSAAKQSERCHIVPIRLRRAIKKYLREQEEPHMKRKVLRLSESFSQIKEVNLMLPTSTSKELFEDPLKSVDCSQRWKIKSAYGDIGLKYRDDETLAYVATRMPAVYSALYRVLSEVRRRSPGFSPAKVLDFGAGTGSAFWAVREVWPRSLSRINLVEPSQSMQRAGQSLIKGLKNLPLIQSYGSIQALSQDVKKSDRQHDLVIASYVLGEIPSLKDRITVVRQLWEQTGDVLVLVEPGTPQGSNIISQMRSHILWMEKRRSRKLKSASGKDSKALTTLKNGAYIVAPCPHDGRCPLDNTGKYCHFVQRLQRTTSQRAYKRSKGEPLRGFEDEKFCFIAFRRGERPRQVXQEYGMPMVKLFLACXIITIVKEPWPLDSMKFETLKEQHARRNPEDLEIDYEDQFISEDEDVQDEEDHISYDSDATETDAITENDDREEEGEETAHADLGGGWGRIIYSPLRRGKRIEMDVCRSMNREGSEGSFDRIVITKSKNPTLHHQARRSLWGDLWPF; this is encoded by the exons AGCAAGAGGAGCCACATatgaagagaaaagtgttgAGATTATCAGAATCATTCAGCCAAATAAAGGAAGTGAATTTGATGCTTCCAACCTCCACATCTAAGGAGCTTTTTGAAGATCCTCTCAAGTCTGTTGATTGTTCGCAGCGGTGGAAAATCAAAAGTGCCTATGGTGACATTGGCCTTAAGTATAGGGATGATGAAACACTTGCCTATGTGGCGACCCGTATGCCTGCTGTCTACTCTGCTCTTTATAGAGTCCTTAGTGAG GTACGCAGAAGATCGCCTGGTTTTTCACCTGCTAAGGTGTTGGATTTTGGGGCTGGGACTGGTTCCGCATTTTG GGCAGTTAGAGAAGTGTGGCCACGGTCATTGAGTAGAATTAATTTGGTAGAGCCATCACAGTCCATGCAGCGTGCCGGACAGAGCCTTATTAAAG GTCTTAAAAATTTGCCACTCATTCAAAGTTATGGAAGTATTCAAGCACTCTCTCAGGATGTCAAAAAGAGTGACAGACAACATGATCTTGTGATTGCT TCGTATGTACTTGGAGAAATTCCATCTCTGAAGGACAGAATCACGGTTGTACGCCAGCTTTGGGAACAGACAGGAGATGTTCTG GTCTTGGTAGAACCAGGAACACCACAAGGATCTAATATTATATCTCAAATGCGGTCTCATATTTTATGGATGGAGAAAAGG AGAAGCCGCAAACTAAAAAGTGCATCTGGCAAAGACTCTAAAGCATTGACGACACTAAAGAATGGGGCATATATAGTTGCTCCG TGTCCACATGATGGACGTTGTCCTTTGGATAACACTGGAAAATATTGTCATTTTGTTCAACGCTTGCAAAGGACAACATCGCAACGTGCCTACAAG CGGTCGAAAGGAGAGCCTCTACGTGgctttgaagatgaaaagttttGCTTCATCGCTTTTAGACGAGGAGAGCGGCCAAGGCAAG TTCAAGAATACGGAATGCCAAtggttaaattatttttagctT TAATCATTACCATTGTGAA AGAGCCTTGGCCACTGGATAGTATGAAGTTTGAGACATTGAAGGAGCAGCATGCCAGAAGAAATCCAGAGGATTTAGAGATTGATTATG AGGACCAATTCATCTCAGAAGATGAGGATGTTCAAGATGAAGAAGACCATATCTCATATGATTCCGATGCTACAGAAACAGATGCCATTACTGAAAATGATGATAGGGAGGAAGAAGGTGAAGAAACGGCCCATGCCGATCTTGGTGGTGGTTGGGGAAGAATCATATACAGTCCTCTACGAAGGGGTAAGCGGATTGAAATGGATGTTTGTCGATCAATGAATCGAGAAGGCAGTGAAGGGTCGTTTGACCGGATTGTTATTACAAAGAGCAAAAACCCAACATTGCATCATCAGGCAAGAAGATCGCTCTGGGGCGACTTATGGCCCTTCTAA
- the LOC129890215 gene encoding MYB-like transcription factor 4, producing the protein MGRAPCCAKEGLRKGPWSTKEDSLLINYINQYGEGQWRSLPKNAGLLRCGKSCRLRWVNYLKPGIKRGNFSEDEEDLIVRLHSLLGNRWSLIAGRLPGRTDNEIKNYWNTHLIKKLKNAGIEPKPHKNFNKKESRKQPEKGKSRKKERKKSKNENSKGQIVQVEKIKVFAPKPIRISCVICRDKSFENVTLSTTTCSSNSNFEEEDVGKEKENEVKLLPRDLEFGELLNGDGFCDEFLMGESYNFSNKCLVEINDNMVEKVYEEYLLLLSEIQEDQKEQNC; encoded by the exons atggGGAGAGCACCATGTTGTGCTAAAGAGGGATTACGTAAAGGTCCATGGTCTACTAAAGAAGATTCATTACTTATTAATTATATCAACCAATATGGTGAAGGCCAATGGAGATCTTTGCCTAAAAATGCTG gATTGCTTAGGTGTGGGAAAAGTTGTAGGCTAAGATGGGTGAACTATTTGAAGCCAGGGATTAAAAGAGGAAATTTTagtgaagatgaagaagatcttATAGTGAGATTACATTCACTTTTGGGTAATCGTTGGTCACTAATTGCCGGACGATTACCTGGTCGAACAGATAATGAAATCAAGAATTATTGGAACACACATTTAATCAAGAAGCTCAAAAATGCCGGAATTGAACCAAAACCCCACAAGAATTTCAACAAAAAGGAATCGAGAAAACAACCCGAAAAGgggaaatcaagaaaaaaggAGCGGAAGAAGAGCAAGAATGAAAACTCTAAGGGTCAAATTGTACAAGTTGAAAAGATCAAAGTATTTGCACCAAAGCCCATAAGGATTTCTTGTGTGATTTGTAGGgacaaaagttttgaaaatgttACATTGAGTACTACTACTTGTTCCTCAAATAGtaattttgaagaagaagatgttggaaaagaaaaggaaaatgagGTCAAATTACTTCCAAGGGACTTAGAGTTTGGTGAATTACTTAATGGGGATGGATTTTGTGATGAATTTCTTATGGGAGAAAGCTACAATTTTTCAAACAAATGCTTAGTTGAAATAAATGATAATATGGTGGAGAAAGTTTATGAAGAATATCTTCTACTTCTTTCTGAAATTCAAGAAGATCAAAAGGAGCAAAATTGTTAA